One window from the genome of Anopheles merus strain MAF chromosome 3R, AmerM5.1, whole genome shotgun sequence encodes:
- the LOC121597702 gene encoding trypsin-3-like yields the protein MVVGGFQVDIETVPYQAAIFYAGELLCGGSIIGLHWVLTSYHCVSTRIPSDYGIVVGVTNPEAVSRRIQVEDFIFPAVTESDKTYDIALVKLNQSLVYSEAVQCIPLLSAHDAIAYGKPAYISGFGFTQDGGPETQLKIATIQVLPWQTCQEAYPTLMRKHLLCAGVTEGQVDACQGDSGGPLVVDGQLAGVVFFGKGCADPNHPGVYISVPWFYDWIVDAARNQSNAENRELCTAAKQEL from the coding sequence ATGGTAGTGGGAGGCTTCCAGGTGGACATTGAAACGGTGCCCTATCAGGCGGCCATTTTCTACGCAGGAGAGCTACTGTGCGGTGGAAGCATTATCGGACTGCACTGGGTTTTAACGTCCTACCACTGCGTCAGCACGCGCATTCCATCCGACTATGGCATTGTGGTTGGCGTCACGAACCCCGAAGCTGTTAGTAGGAGGATACAAGTGGAGGACTTCATTTTCCCCGCGGTGACGGAGAGTGATAAAACCTACGATATAGCGTTGGTGAAGCTGAACCAAAGTTTGGTGTACAGTGAAGCAGTGCAGTGTATTCCGCTGCTATCAGCGCATGATGCCATTGCTTACGGAAAACCGGCGTACATCTCTGGCTTTGGATTCACGCAGGACGGCGGGCCTGAAACACAGTTAAAGATCGCCACCATCCAAGTGCTACCGTGGCAAACCTGCCAGGAGGCTTACCCTACCCTGATGCGGAAGCATTTGCTGTGTGCGGGGGTAACGGAAGGTCAGGTTGACGCTTGCCAGGGTGACTCGGGCGGACCACTGGTCGTGGACGGTCAGCTGGCCGGTGTTGTGTTCTTTGGGAAAGGTTGTGCGGATCCTAACCATCCCGGTGTGTACATATCGGTACCGTGGTTCTACGATTGGATAGTTGATGCGGCACGCAACCAGTCGAATGCTGAAAATCGAGAGCTTTGTACTGCAGCAAAACAGGAATTATGA
- the LOC121596637 gene encoding trypsin-1-like gives MYQLLRCVLPVLLIAASVPRICSADKMDDSNSGNLIVGGFVVSIDQVPYQAAVLHNGKFSCGGSIIGPRWILTALHCIETMEPSEYQIVVGTDDPENGTKLQVENMFAPPFLINGSVFDIALVMLRNRLEYNGMVQCLPLLKSIEEIAVGKPAVISGFESTDEGGYEMVLKAANVNILPVEECVKAYGLLIHEHMFCAGYREGQVDTCQGDSGGPLVLDSKLAGVIFYGEGCARVHYPGVYMSIPWFYDWIVNTVRVAPSAEGKKLCDPPK, from the coding sequence ATGTACCAACTTCTGAGATGCGTCCTGCCAGTGCTGCTAATTGCAGCATCAGTTCCCCGCATCTGCAGTGCCGATAAAATGGACGATAGTAATTCCGGCAACCTGATTGTGGGCGGCTTCGTGGTCAGCATCGATCAGGTCCCATACCAAGCGGCCGTTCTCCATAACGGAAAGTTCAGCTGCGGAGGGAGCATTATCGGGCCGCGCTGGATTCTGACGGCTTTGCACTGTATCGAAACGATGGAGCCGTCCGAGTATCAAATCGTGGTCGGCACCGATGACCCGGAGAATGGCACCAAGCTGCAGGTGGAGAATATGTTCGCACCTCCATTCCTTATCAATGGTAGCGTGTTCGACATAGCATTGGTGATGCTGCGCAATCGTTTGGAGTACAATGGAATGGTACAGTGTTTGCCTTTATTAAAATCGATCGAAGAGATTGCCGTGGGGAAGCCGGCGGTCATCTCTGGATTTGAATCCACAGATGAGGGAGGCTATGAGATGGTACTGAAGGCGGCCAACGTTAACATACTACCGGTGGAGGAGTGCGTAAAGGCGTACGGTCTGCTGATCCACGAGCATATGTTCTGTGCGGGGTACAGGGAAGGGCAGGTAGACACTTGCCAGGGTGATTCGGGCGGACCGCTGGTGCTGGATAGTAAGCTGGCCGGTGTTATCTTCTATGGGGAAGGTTGCGCAAGAGTGCACTATCCCGGTGTGTACATGTCGATACCGTGGTTCTACGATTGGATCGTCAATACGGTACGCGTAGCGCCAAGTGCTGAAGGTAAGAAGCTTTGTGATCCTCCAAAATAA